In a single window of the Salvelinus namaycush isolate Seneca chromosome 18, SaNama_1.0, whole genome shotgun sequence genome:
- the LOC120063118 gene encoding UDP-glucuronosyltransferase 2C1-like isoform X1, translated as MFFGLTLEMHQPALITVTVLLFSLTTVYGGKVLVLPLDGSHWVNMKVIVEELHSRGHSITVIRPSANWYIKEKSPHYSCITIPASGGGIDEKIFSSFVTRLLQIQREGGGFWSRMSLELEVVKQFSESNRDLIEMMTMIFEDAELMQSFHDANYDLVLTDPATGAGTLLAHRLGLPLVFNVRWTIQGEGHFAIAPSPLSYVPVPGAMLTDKMTFQERVINVLFYLFTKVQTAYITDPHYIPFVHRYFGPDVHFMSLFQAADIWLMRNDFTFEFPRPTMPNVVYVGGFQCKPSKPLPQDMEDFVQSSGDHGVIMMSLGTLVGQLPEDIAEDIATAFAQLPQRVVWRHTGKRPASLGNNTLLVDWLPQNDLLGHPKTRAFVAHGGTNGVQEAIYHGVPIVGLPLMFDQQDNLNRMRAKGVAKIVDIATVDREIFLEAVKAVLYEPSYREAMQRLSRLHRDQPMKPLDRAMFWIEFVMRNKGAAHLRTESYKMSWFTYHSVDVIATLLAIVLLIILVITFAVRFLWCMVFCRRKVKHE; from the exons ATGTTTTTTG GACTCACCTTAGAAATGCATCAACCAGCCCTGATCACGGTTACTGTGCTGCTCTTCTCTCTGACCACTGTCTATGGGGGGAAGGTGCTGGTCCTCCCATTGGATGGAAGCCACTGGGTGAACATGAAAGTCATCGTTGAAGAACTGCACTCCAGAGGCCATAGCATCACAGTGATTCGTCCATCCGCCAACTGGTACATCAAGGAGAAGTCCCCTCATTACTCATGTATCACCATCCCTGCATCTGGCGGAGGAATTGACGAGAAGATCTTTAGTTCGTTTGTGACCAGATTACTGCAGATCCAAAGGGAGGGTGGAGGTTTCTGGTCTCGTATGAGTCTGGAGCTTGAGGTGGTGAAGCAGTTCTCTGAGTCAAACAGGGATTTGATTGAGATGATGACTATGATATTTGAAGATGCCGAGCTAATGCAATCGTTTCACGATGCAAACTATGATCTGGTTCTGACGGATCCTGCCACTGGTGCGGGCACGTTACTGGCACACCGCCTTGGTCTTCCTCTTGTCTTCAATGTCAGATGGACAATCCAGGGTGAGGGTCACTTTGCCATTGCCCCCTCACCTCTCTCATATGTCCCAGTACCAGGAGCAATGTTGACGGACAAAATGACTTTTCAGGAGAGAGTCATAAATGTTCTGTTTTATCTTTTTACAAAGGTTCAAACTGCATACATCACAGACCCTCACTACATTCCGTTCGTCCATCGATACTTTGGCCCGGATGTTCACTTCATGTCATTGTTCCAGGCAGCAGACATCTGGCTCATGAGGAATGACTTCACCTTTGAGTTTCCTCGTCCCACCATGCCAAACGTGGTCTACGTGGGTGGCTTCCAGTGCAAGCCCTCCAAGCCGCTTCCCCAGGACATGGAGGACTTTGTCCAGAGCTCCGGGGACCATGGGGTCATCATGATGTCCCTCGGGACCTTGGTGGGACAACTTCCTGAGGACATCGCTGAGGACATCGCCACTGCTTTTGCCCAACTGCCTCAGAGGGTTGTCTGGAGGCACACTGGGAAGAGACCTGCCTCCCTGGGTAACAACACCTTACTGGTGGACTGGCTCCCCCAGAACGACCTCCTAGGACACCCCAAGACCCGAGCCTTTGTCGCCCACGGCGGCACCAATGGAGTCCAGGAGGCCATCTACCACGGTGTCCCAATCGTCGGCCTCCCATTGATGTTTGACCAGCAGGATAACCTCAACAGGATGAGGGCTAAGGGAGTGGCTAAGATAGTGGACATCGCCACCGTAGACAGAGAAATCTTCCTGGAGGCAGTGAAGGCTGTTCTCTATGAGCCGTCCTACAGGGAGGCAATGCAAAGGCTCTCCAGGCTGCACAGGGACCAGCCTATGAAGCCACTGGACCGCGCCATGTTCTGGATCGAGTTTGTCATGAGGAACAAAGGTGCGGCACATCTGAGGACAGAGTCCTACAAGATGTCCTGGTTCACCTACCACTCTGTGGACGTCATAGCCACGCTACTGGCCATTGTGTTGCTCATAATACTGGTTATCACTTTTGCAGTAAGGTTTTTGTGGTGTATGGTGTTTTGTAGGAGGAAAGTGAAACATGAATGA
- the LOC120063118 gene encoding UDP-glucuronosyltransferase 2A2-like isoform X2 produces the protein MHQPALITVTVLLFSLTTVYGGKVLVLPLDGSHWVNMKVIVEELHSRGHSITVIRPSANWYIKEKSPHYSCITIPASGGGIDEKIFSSFVTRLLQIQREGGGFWSRMSLELEVVKQFSESNRDLIEMMTMIFEDAELMQSFHDANYDLVLTDPATGAGTLLAHRLGLPLVFNVRWTIQGEGHFAIAPSPLSYVPVPGAMLTDKMTFQERVINVLFYLFTKVQTAYITDPHYIPFVHRYFGPDVHFMSLFQAADIWLMRNDFTFEFPRPTMPNVVYVGGFQCKPSKPLPQDMEDFVQSSGDHGVIMMSLGTLVGQLPEDIAEDIATAFAQLPQRVVWRHTGKRPASLGNNTLLVDWLPQNDLLGHPKTRAFVAHGGTNGVQEAIYHGVPIVGLPLMFDQQDNLNRMRAKGVAKIVDIATVDREIFLEAVKAVLYEPSYREAMQRLSRLHRDQPMKPLDRAMFWIEFVMRNKGAAHLRTESYKMSWFTYHSVDVIATLLAIVLLIILVITFAVRFLWCMVFCRRKVKHE, from the coding sequence ATGCATCAACCAGCCCTGATCACGGTTACTGTGCTGCTCTTCTCTCTGACCACTGTCTATGGGGGGAAGGTGCTGGTCCTCCCATTGGATGGAAGCCACTGGGTGAACATGAAAGTCATCGTTGAAGAACTGCACTCCAGAGGCCATAGCATCACAGTGATTCGTCCATCCGCCAACTGGTACATCAAGGAGAAGTCCCCTCATTACTCATGTATCACCATCCCTGCATCTGGCGGAGGAATTGACGAGAAGATCTTTAGTTCGTTTGTGACCAGATTACTGCAGATCCAAAGGGAGGGTGGAGGTTTCTGGTCTCGTATGAGTCTGGAGCTTGAGGTGGTGAAGCAGTTCTCTGAGTCAAACAGGGATTTGATTGAGATGATGACTATGATATTTGAAGATGCCGAGCTAATGCAATCGTTTCACGATGCAAACTATGATCTGGTTCTGACGGATCCTGCCACTGGTGCGGGCACGTTACTGGCACACCGCCTTGGTCTTCCTCTTGTCTTCAATGTCAGATGGACAATCCAGGGTGAGGGTCACTTTGCCATTGCCCCCTCACCTCTCTCATATGTCCCAGTACCAGGAGCAATGTTGACGGACAAAATGACTTTTCAGGAGAGAGTCATAAATGTTCTGTTTTATCTTTTTACAAAGGTTCAAACTGCATACATCACAGACCCTCACTACATTCCGTTCGTCCATCGATACTTTGGCCCGGATGTTCACTTCATGTCATTGTTCCAGGCAGCAGACATCTGGCTCATGAGGAATGACTTCACCTTTGAGTTTCCTCGTCCCACCATGCCAAACGTGGTCTACGTGGGTGGCTTCCAGTGCAAGCCCTCCAAGCCGCTTCCCCAGGACATGGAGGACTTTGTCCAGAGCTCCGGGGACCATGGGGTCATCATGATGTCCCTCGGGACCTTGGTGGGACAACTTCCTGAGGACATCGCTGAGGACATCGCCACTGCTTTTGCCCAACTGCCTCAGAGGGTTGTCTGGAGGCACACTGGGAAGAGACCTGCCTCCCTGGGTAACAACACCTTACTGGTGGACTGGCTCCCCCAGAACGACCTCCTAGGACACCCCAAGACCCGAGCCTTTGTCGCCCACGGCGGCACCAATGGAGTCCAGGAGGCCATCTACCACGGTGTCCCAATCGTCGGCCTCCCATTGATGTTTGACCAGCAGGATAACCTCAACAGGATGAGGGCTAAGGGAGTGGCTAAGATAGTGGACATCGCCACCGTAGACAGAGAAATCTTCCTGGAGGCAGTGAAGGCTGTTCTCTATGAGCCGTCCTACAGGGAGGCAATGCAAAGGCTCTCCAGGCTGCACAGGGACCAGCCTATGAAGCCACTGGACCGCGCCATGTTCTGGATCGAGTTTGTCATGAGGAACAAAGGTGCGGCACATCTGAGGACAGAGTCCTACAAGATGTCCTGGTTCACCTACCACTCTGTGGACGTCATAGCCACGCTACTGGCCATTGTGTTGCTCATAATACTGGTTATCACTTTTGCAGTAAGGTTTTTGTGGTGTATGGTGTTTTGTAGGAGGAAAGTGAAACATGAATGA